From Oenococcus sicerae, the proteins below share one genomic window:
- the cas3 gene encoding CRISPR-associated helicase Cas3', with protein sequence MSTVFSNLDRETRSLWAKKKTSDGQQQWLPLIAHLTDTAMVINLLYNHWLSENQRRILAKDSSEENARKLAKFVAFIHDIGKATPAFQLKPSYDGNRSLDHELLEQLISAGFAGMDTIKLSSPGKSPHAKAGEAILESFGVPDTVGAIVGGHHGRPLSFSPADEIQTYTANYWQSDKDKLVQDRWKRVQSQILNYSLRSAGFDEVSDIPSLDQTQAVILEGLLIMSDWLSSSEYLDNDVDKPLFPLIALDQPLESIDESVRVERAWNTWQVNDEWQPKKISMATDAYQQRWGFSARPVQRSVTKAISDMEDPGIVVVEAPMGLGKTEIALVAAEQLAYKSGSNGLFFGLPTQATSNAMFERVNTWLNFLSQTVESTLSIKLMHGKAQFNEDFQSIPNAANVDSDSSVVVNSWFSGKKSILDEFSVGTIDNLLLMALKQKHLALKHLGFSKKVVVIDEVHAYDTYMNQYLDRAIEWLGAYHVPTVILSATLPKDKRNQLVAKYFHGKYGKSIKRLGDFSSLMAGWEKNEAYPLVTILDGKELKQVSDFPGMTDQLPQRIQVQRVIDDDDKLIAHILASIEGGGVAGVIVNTVKRAQMLAKKIPDNVRILVLHSAFLAPERVKLERELQSTIGKNGDRPLKMVVIGTQVLEQSLDIDFDILYTDIAPMDLLLQRAGRLHRHQRARPSQLENPTMVLMGAQSLGKYSDANKAVYGQYLLLKTDYYLPNTLRLPTDISHLVQLVYDFEKDPSSIDGMKEAKTDFETQMKKEKAKASVFQISPPNLKNTATIHGWLDRAQMGVDTNDQQAAAAVRDINETLEIILVQDTKTGFYLLDGTKLEESMLADQAKMIAQQVVRLPTVFSYKIEKTITELEKITAKLFPMWQDNKWLRGSLVLPLDQDLSCVLLNYRLTYSQKYGLSYLEEESKK encoded by the coding sequence TTGAGTACGGTATTTAGTAATTTGGATAGAGAGACAAGATCTCTTTGGGCTAAGAAAAAGACTTCTGATGGGCAACAACAATGGCTGCCTTTAATTGCCCATTTGACTGATACGGCCATGGTGATTAATTTACTCTATAATCACTGGCTCAGTGAAAATCAACGGAGAATTCTAGCGAAAGATAGTAGTGAGGAAAATGCCCGAAAATTGGCTAAATTCGTGGCTTTTATTCACGATATTGGTAAGGCAACACCTGCTTTTCAGTTAAAGCCATCCTATGATGGCAACCGATCTTTAGACCATGAATTGTTAGAACAACTTATTTCGGCGGGATTTGCAGGCATGGATACAATCAAATTATCATCTCCTGGAAAGAGTCCTCACGCTAAGGCAGGAGAAGCGATTCTTGAAAGTTTTGGGGTTCCAGATACTGTTGGTGCTATTGTTGGAGGACACCACGGAAGACCATTATCTTTCAGTCCAGCTGATGAAATTCAAACATATACGGCAAACTATTGGCAGAGCGATAAAGATAAATTAGTACAGGACCGTTGGAAGCGGGTCCAATCGCAGATTCTCAACTATAGTTTGCGGTCTGCTGGTTTTGATGAAGTGAGTGATATTCCCAGTCTCGATCAGACACAAGCTGTAATTCTTGAGGGACTTTTGATTATGTCTGACTGGCTCTCTTCTAGTGAGTATTTGGATAACGATGTAGATAAACCGCTTTTTCCATTGATTGCACTCGATCAGCCACTTGAGTCTATTGATGAAAGTGTACGGGTTGAAAGAGCGTGGAATACTTGGCAAGTTAATGACGAGTGGCAGCCAAAAAAAATATCAATGGCAACAGATGCATACCAACAACGGTGGGGTTTTTCAGCTCGCCCAGTCCAGCGGTCTGTGACCAAAGCTATTAGCGACATGGAGGATCCGGGAATTGTCGTCGTTGAAGCTCCAATGGGTTTAGGCAAGACCGAGATTGCATTAGTTGCTGCTGAACAATTAGCTTATAAATCAGGTAGTAACGGACTTTTTTTTGGATTACCAACACAAGCAACATCCAATGCAATGTTTGAACGAGTTAATACATGGTTGAATTTTCTATCACAAACAGTAGAATCGACTTTATCGATTAAACTAATGCACGGTAAAGCTCAATTTAACGAAGATTTTCAGTCTATTCCCAATGCAGCTAACGTGGATAGTGATTCATCGGTTGTTGTAAATAGTTGGTTTAGTGGCAAAAAGTCAATTCTGGATGAGTTCAGCGTTGGTACAATCGATAACCTGCTTCTTATGGCTTTGAAACAGAAGCATCTTGCACTAAAACATCTGGGTTTTAGTAAAAAAGTTGTTGTGATTGATGAAGTACATGCATATGACACGTATATGAACCAGTATCTTGATCGTGCGATTGAATGGCTTGGAGCCTATCATGTGCCTACTGTCATTCTTTCGGCGACTTTGCCTAAAGATAAACGGAACCAGTTAGTGGCAAAATATTTTCACGGTAAATACGGTAAAAGTATCAAGAGATTGGGGGATTTTAGTTCGCTTATGGCTGGCTGGGAAAAGAACGAGGCATACCCGCTAGTGACAATTCTCGATGGCAAGGAATTAAAGCAAGTGTCGGATTTTCCGGGAATGACAGATCAATTACCCCAACGAATTCAAGTTCAAAGAGTGATCGATGATGATGACAAATTAATTGCTCATATTCTAGCTTCGATTGAAGGCGGCGGGGTAGCTGGCGTCATAGTAAACACGGTCAAGCGTGCTCAAATGCTTGCGAAAAAGATACCAGATAATGTGAGAATATTGGTCCTACATTCCGCTTTTTTGGCTCCAGAGCGGGTTAAACTTGAACGGGAGCTGCAATCTACAATTGGGAAAAATGGTGATCGTCCATTGAAAATGGTTGTAATAGGCACGCAGGTGCTGGAACAATCTTTAGATATTGATTTTGATATCTTGTATACAGATATTGCCCCAATGGATCTATTGCTCCAAAGGGCTGGGCGTTTACACAGACATCAACGTGCTAGACCAAGCCAGTTGGAAAACCCAACGATGGTTTTGATGGGCGCTCAATCATTGGGCAAATACAGTGACGCTAACAAGGCAGTTTATGGGCAATATTTATTATTAAAGACGGATTATTATTTACCCAATACGTTGAGATTACCGACCGATATTTCACATTTGGTTCAACTGGTCTACGATTTTGAAAAGGATCCATCTTCTATTGATGGCATGAAGGAGGCTAAAACAGATTTTGAAACTCAAATGAAAAAAGAGAAAGCCAAGGCTAGTGTTTTTCAAATTAGTCCACCCAATTTAAAGAACACTGCCACGATTCATGGGTGGCTGGATCGTGCTCAAATGGGCGTAGATACCAATGACCAACAAGCAGCTGCAGCAGTTAGAGATATCAATGAGACTTTGGAAATTATTTTGGTCCAGGACACAAAGACTGGATTTTATCTATTAGATGGTACCAAGTTGGAGGAATCAATGTTAGCTGATCAGGCGAAAATGATTGCTCAGCAAGTGGTGCGGCTACCGACCGTTTTTTCCTACAAGATTGAAAAAACTATTACTGAATTGGAGAAAATAACTGCTAAACTTTTTCCTATGTGGCAGGATAACAAATGGCTAAGGGGCTCGCTTGTATTGCCCCTTGACCAAGATTTGTCATGTGTTCTATTGAATTACAGACTTACCTATTCACAAAAATATGGATTAAGTTATTTAGAAGAGGAGAGCAAGAAATGA
- the cas1e gene encoding type I-E CRISPR-associated endonuclease Cas1e, with product MEAHAGAKKPELSELSRIRDRVSFLYLDHAKINRQDSAIVVTDSRGIVSIPSAMISVLMLGPGVDVTHRAMELIGDSGMSIVWVGERGVRQYAHGRALTHSSTLLEAQAKLVSNVRARVAVARKMYQMRFPDENVSALSMQELRGKEGVRVRKIYRELSRRTKVPWTGRQYNPEDFDSGSAINKALTAAHAALYGLSYSVIVALGASPGLGFVHTGHDLAFVYDFADLYKAEVTIPIAFKVVAKYGENADDISQKTRLAVRDAFVDGRLLIRMVADLKTLLGDSEPNSKTDIVNLWDDKLGLQKFGVSYREFERADQS from the coding sequence ATGGAAGCACATGCAGGAGCAAAAAAACCAGAGTTATCTGAATTAAGTAGAATTAGAGACCGAGTGAGTTTTCTTTACCTTGATCATGCCAAAATTAATCGACAAGATAGTGCGATTGTGGTTACAGATAGCAGAGGAATAGTTTCCATTCCTTCGGCAATGATTAGTGTGCTAATGCTTGGTCCTGGTGTGGATGTAACTCATCGTGCAATGGAACTCATTGGGGATTCGGGGATGAGCATTGTTTGGGTAGGAGAACGAGGTGTGCGGCAATATGCACATGGTCGTGCTCTGACGCACTCATCTACTTTATTAGAGGCACAGGCCAAACTTGTATCTAATGTGCGAGCTCGGGTTGCCGTAGCTAGAAAAATGTATCAGATGCGTTTTCCCGATGAAAATGTGTCAGCATTATCAATGCAGGAACTTCGAGGTAAGGAGGGGGTTCGTGTTCGGAAAATTTATCGAGAATTATCGCGAAGAACAAAAGTTCCCTGGACTGGTCGTCAATACAATCCAGAGGATTTTGATTCTGGATCAGCAATAAACAAGGCTTTAACAGCAGCACATGCCGCTTTATATGGCCTAAGCTATAGTGTGATCGTTGCATTAGGTGCCTCGCCGGGACTAGGTTTTGTTCATACTGGACACGATTTGGCATTTGTTTATGATTTTGCTGATTTATACAAGGCGGAAGTGACTATTCCTATTGCTTTTAAGGTGGTCGCTAAATATGGTGAAAATGCAGATGATATATCTCAAAAAACAAGGCTCGCCGTACGTGATGCTTTTGTCGATGGAAGATTATTGATTCGAATGGTAGCTGATCTGAAAACATTGCTTGGAGACAGTGAACCGAATTCTAAAACTGATATTGTGAATCTTTGGGATGACAAACTCGGGCTACAGAAATTCGGTGTGTCATATCGTGAATTTGAAAGAGCCGATCAATCATGA
- the casB gene encoding type I-E CRISPR-associated protein Cse2/CasB — MAYQIKNTTIRIIQELYNNENSNKAVLASLRGAANLTSLRAVLVWPILLANMDSEYLSKDGSPTHAEIAVFVSARLFAIHQQGKTHLVYGNASSKPVPEGLPVFTALSEMRNHQLANVALDRRVGQLLATTNLASVINSLTHLISIIKARNGDARIDYAALAEDLYWFQANFEQANQVRLRWGQAYYHSTIQQSERTEKND; from the coding sequence ATGGCTTATCAAATAAAGAATACAACCATTAGAATTATTCAAGAACTTTACAACAACGAAAATTCAAATAAAGCTGTATTAGCCAGCTTACGTGGGGCAGCAAATCTAACTAGTTTGCGAGCAGTTTTAGTATGGCCAATTTTGCTGGCCAACATGGATTCTGAATATCTAAGCAAGGATGGTTCTCCAACACATGCAGAAATAGCCGTATTTGTGTCTGCACGGTTATTTGCAATTCATCAACAAGGAAAAACACATTTGGTGTACGGTAATGCAAGTTCAAAACCAGTGCCAGAGGGTTTACCCGTTTTTACTGCATTATCTGAAATGAGGAATCATCAATTGGCGAATGTTGCGTTGGACCGGCGTGTTGGCCAACTGCTCGCTACGACGAATTTAGCAAGCGTCATTAATTCGTTAACCCATTTGATCAGCATCATTAAGGCGAGGAATGGTGATGCTAGAATTGACTATGCGGCACTCGCTGAAGACCTATATTGGTTTCAAGCAAACTTCGAACAAGCTAATCAAGTTCGTTTGCGTTGGGGACAGGCATATTACCATTCAACAATTCAACAATCTGAAAGGACAGAGAAAAATGACTAA
- the cas6e gene encoding type I-E CRISPR-associated protein Cas6/Cse3/CasE → MFLSRVEIDTKNRRKIKELTHLGAYHNWVEQSFPDEFRNPIRLRHLWRLDELGDKQYLLILSKNRPNIEGMERYGIPGSAQIKLYDKFLAQLETGQQVQFRLTANPTYAAYQAGERGRIYPHVTITQQLEWLIGRSELSGFHIPQLVLQGETNSITTRAFDIISRDHPILKKKNSKNIRVSRVTFEGKLEIQNLTNFKNALLEGIGREKAYGMGLMTVIPER, encoded by the coding sequence ATGTTTCTATCTAGAGTAGAAATTGACACAAAGAATCGTCGCAAGATAAAAGAACTGACACATCTTGGCGCTTATCATAATTGGGTAGAACAAAGCTTCCCGGACGAATTTCGGAATCCCATTCGTTTACGTCATTTGTGGCGACTAGATGAGTTAGGCGACAAACAATATTTATTGATTTTAAGCAAGAATCGACCGAATATTGAAGGAATGGAACGGTATGGCATTCCCGGAAGTGCCCAAATAAAGCTCTACGATAAATTTTTGGCGCAATTAGAAACAGGCCAACAGGTTCAATTTCGATTAACAGCGAATCCCACTTATGCCGCCTACCAAGCGGGAGAACGCGGACGCATTTATCCACATGTGACTATTACACAACAATTGGAATGGTTAATTGGTCGGTCTGAACTGTCAGGCTTTCATATTCCTCAGTTGGTACTGCAGGGCGAAACTAATTCGATAACGACTCGTGCTTTCGATATTATCAGTCGAGATCATCCAATTTTGAAAAAGAAAAATTCAAAAAATATCAGGGTTAGTCGCGTTACTTTTGAAGGAAAGTTGGAAATTCAGAATTTAACCAATTTTAAAAACGCTTTGCTTGAGGGAATTGGACGTGAAAAAGCATATGGAATGGGTCTAATGACTGTTATTCCAGAGAGGTAA
- a CDS encoding type I-E CRISPR-associated protein Cse1/CasA has translation MSKRHFNLVAEPWIKVIYDSHGSMTEVSLIDLFKNAYQFKQLAGETRSQDFAVLRLLLAILETVYSRFDAENQAYDWLQTDDLMQVRAEVDDYNSDDLLETWKKLYQQGGFSDVVVTYLEKYKNSFDFFGDNPFYQVTQEQYDGLVPADKRVSTGKGTVSVKQINRSISESANSPALFAPKTEASKDQIALPELIRWIITYQNFTGATDKTKILTPNNFSIGAGWLYRLNPVFANGQNLFEALMLNLVLINKTSQNIYQVQKPVWEYANSITYIEERKKEFVPDNVAALYTSWSRALYLDWLNNDQPIIFSAGIPMFDPNNAFIEPFTVWRFDNKKKPAIYRPATKSNRSLSRAMWRNFGDYIDIYQDGNSGKQPGIVDWLHLLKERGLIARNTQLQLSSDTLISDGNATSQSPAAEISDTMSINADVLFDLDGSQYWPRRIEDAVDLAQLVERDYWQFIKTISKIRGFSSSNDTNFVNQETAKYYEQLNLPFKKWLADLTVEDDRDQKVNVWKQQLKLIVSSCVQVFMQSVSSRDIRGVVDEKSSAILNVFTAYNQLNRNVNRDLN, from the coding sequence ATGAGTAAAAGGCACTTTAACCTTGTTGCTGAACCCTGGATAAAAGTTATTTATGATAGTCATGGATCTATGACAGAGGTGTCTTTAATTGATCTATTTAAAAATGCTTATCAGTTCAAGCAGCTCGCTGGCGAAACACGCTCACAGGATTTTGCAGTATTGCGTCTGTTGCTTGCAATTCTAGAGACAGTATATTCGCGTTTTGATGCAGAAAATCAAGCGTATGACTGGTTGCAAACAGATGATCTCATGCAAGTGAGAGCTGAAGTCGATGATTATAATTCAGATGATTTACTTGAAACTTGGAAAAAATTATACCAACAAGGAGGTTTTTCAGATGTCGTTGTGACTTACCTTGAAAAATATAAAAATAGCTTTGACTTTTTTGGAGATAATCCCTTTTATCAAGTTACTCAAGAACAGTATGATGGCCTAGTCCCAGCCGATAAACGTGTATCCACCGGTAAGGGTACGGTTTCTGTTAAACAAATTAATCGCAGTATCTCAGAAAGTGCTAATTCGCCTGCGCTATTTGCACCGAAGACAGAAGCATCTAAGGACCAAATTGCTTTACCTGAACTGATTCGTTGGATCATCACCTATCAAAATTTCACAGGTGCGACTGATAAGACTAAAATTTTGACACCTAATAATTTTTCTATAGGGGCAGGTTGGCTGTATCGACTAAATCCTGTCTTTGCAAATGGCCAAAATCTTTTTGAGGCCCTGATGTTAAATCTCGTTTTAATCAATAAGACAAGTCAGAACATTTATCAAGTGCAGAAACCTGTTTGGGAATATGCGAATTCAATCACTTACATCGAGGAAAGAAAAAAAGAATTTGTACCCGATAATGTGGCTGCACTTTATACTAGCTGGTCAAGAGCACTGTATCTTGATTGGTTGAACAATGATCAGCCGATAATTTTCAGTGCCGGCATACCTATGTTTGACCCTAATAATGCATTTATTGAACCCTTCACGGTATGGCGGTTTGATAATAAGAAAAAACCTGCTATCTATCGACCCGCCACAAAAAGTAATAGGTCGCTCTCACGAGCGATGTGGCGCAATTTTGGCGATTATATTGATATTTATCAAGATGGTAATTCCGGAAAACAACCTGGGATTGTTGATTGGCTACATCTTTTGAAAGAAAGAGGCTTGATTGCGCGAAATACACAACTGCAATTATCATCTGATACTTTGATTAGTGATGGCAATGCGACGTCTCAGTCTCCAGCAGCAGAAATTTCTGATACTATGTCTATTAACGCGGATGTGTTGTTTGATCTTGATGGGAGCCAATATTGGCCAAGAAGAATTGAAGATGCGGTTGATTTGGCACAGTTAGTAGAAAGAGATTATTGGCAATTTATTAAAACTATAAGTAAAATTCGTGGTTTTAGTAGTTCCAATGACACTAATTTTGTAAATCAAGAAACGGCCAAGTATTACGAACAGCTAAACTTGCCATTCAAAAAATGGCTTGCTGATTTGACAGTTGAGGATGATCGAGATCAAAAAGTCAATGTATGGAAGCAGCAACTCAAATTAATCGTGTCATCTTGTGTTCAGGTGTTCATGCAATCAGTCTCATCTAGGGATATTCGAGGCGTAGTTGATGAGAAGAGTTCTGCAATACTAAATGTGTTTACAGCGTACAATCAATTGAATCGTAATGTGAATAGAGATTTGAATTAG
- the cas2e gene encoding type I-E CRISPR-associated endoribonuclease Cas2e, producing the protein MIVVALTKVPPSLRGDLTKWCQEIQTGIFVGKASARVRDKLWERIIRDIGNGQATMVFNTQNEFGYQFRTSRADRQVTDFDGIPFLMKLNDASTMIQPGFSDAAKFHRARLFAQAKVTHTQENKRKDFIVLDIETTGLDVMKDNIISIGAVKQYADGQTECFSTFIQIDKKIPEKIVNLTGITDEMLSEKATTLVNALDELKQFIGSSPLIGYNLSFDDKFISMSLRKNGREEFHNQMIDLLTKVKKSDKFLDNYRLATVLHKYGITNKKPHDALSDARSTLALTMKLIENKNLIF; encoded by the coding sequence ATGATAGTAGTCGCTTTAACAAAAGTACCACCTTCATTGCGAGGAGATCTTACAAAGTGGTGCCAGGAGATTCAGACTGGTATTTTTGTGGGGAAAGCTAGTGCACGAGTTCGCGACAAACTTTGGGAACGGATTATACGTGATATTGGTAATGGACAAGCAACCATGGTCTTTAACACTCAAAATGAATTCGGATATCAATTCAGAACTTCTCGGGCAGACCGACAGGTTACTGATTTTGATGGAATCCCATTTCTAATGAAATTGAACGATGCCAGTACAATGATTCAGCCAGGATTCAGTGATGCTGCGAAGTTTCATCGGGCGAGATTGTTTGCTCAAGCCAAAGTTACTCATACACAAGAAAATAAGCGAAAGGATTTTATAGTTCTTGATATCGAAACAACTGGTTTAGATGTGATGAAGGACAACATTATTTCAATTGGTGCGGTTAAACAATATGCTGATGGCCAGACTGAATGCTTTTCGACATTCATTCAAATTGACAAAAAGATTCCTGAAAAGATCGTCAATTTAACTGGTATCACTGATGAAATGTTATCTGAAAAAGCAACCACACTAGTGAATGCTTTAGACGAATTAAAACAATTTATTGGCTCTTCTCCCCTCATTGGCTATAACCTCAGTTTTGATGATAAGTTTATCTCGATGAGTTTAAGAAAAAATGGTCGGGAAGAGTTCCACAATCAGATGATTGACTTGTTGACTAAGGTTAAAAAGTCGGATAAGTTTCTTGACAATTATAGATTGGCCACAGTTCTTCATAAATATGGAATCACAAATAAAAAACCACATGATGCCTTGTCAGACGCGCGGTCTACATTAGCGTTGACAATGAAACTCATTGAAAATAAGAATTTGATCTTTTAA
- a CDS encoding GNAT family N-acetyltransferase: MNKQTDDIVAFYTLSNGITKLTKKYKKKHEFKFSEITDYPSINIVYFAVTESFQNKGFGKELMLSLLGNIYDHRLEFGGLSFVTVESLAESQSFYRKNFAFDNEESQNTSGNCALALTLKEIGQLLSNANQ, from the coding sequence GTGAATAAACAGACAGATGATATTGTTGCTTTTTACACTCTTAGTAATGGAATTACCAAATTAACTAAAAAATATAAAAAGAAACACGAATTTAAATTTTCTGAAATTACGGACTACCCGTCGATTAATATTGTTTATTTCGCCGTTACTGAGAGTTTTCAAAACAAGGGTTTTGGTAAAGAACTAATGCTCTCTTTGCTCGGAAACATATACGATCATCGTTTGGAATTTGGCGGTCTCTCATTCGTTACTGTTGAAAGCCTGGCTGAATCTCAGAGCTTTTATAGAAAAAATTTTGCCTTTGATAATGAAGAATCTCAAAATACTTCTGGGAATTGTGCACTTGCACTCACTTTAAAAGAGATTGGGCAATTACTGTCAAATGCAAATCAATGA
- a CDS encoding LysE family transporter: MFGFFPYSIIMAITPGPKYLMALQESRQRGFRGSMPFLYGLFVSFFILDFLAFFFTDFLKPISTTAILLMKIIGSLYLIYLIMDLFRTKSDTHGNRK, encoded by the coding sequence ATGTTCGGCTTTTTTCCTTACAGCATCATCATGGCGATTACTCCTGGTCCCAAATATTTGATGGCTTTACAAGAAAGCAGGCAGCGCGGTTTTCGCGGCTCAATGCCATTTTTATACGGTCTGTTTGTCAGCTTTTTTATTTTGGATTTTCTTGCTTTCTTTTTTACTGATTTTTTAAAACCTATCTCTACTACAGCGATCTTGCTAATGAAAATAATTGGTTCCTTGTATCTGATTTATTTGATCATGGATCTTTTCAGAACCAAGAGTGATACGCATGGAAACAGAAAATAG
- the cas7e gene encoding type I-E CRISPR-associated protein Cas7/Cse4/CasC, translated as MTNENIYLDIHVLQTVPSSNINRDDTGSPKTAFYGGVTRSRVSSQSWKRAMRVFFNSEGTETSGLRTKDVVKLLSQSIRRLDTGIKDEDAIAKSIGVLTACKIKIDKDNQTGALLLISRGQIQKIAQYVLDHETYDKKVLKEIFNGEQSLDLALFGRMVADNPELNVEGSAQVAHALSTHEVVPEFDYFTALDDLQPDDNAGASMLGTIEYNSSTLYRYANLNFRELEQNLGSDVAIKGALQYVKSFLLSMPTGKQNTFANKTLPSYVMVTIRNDTPVNLVSAFENPVKSNDGYVDTSIQRLESEYESTLQFVSKPLATVVLSKFDTQFGEKVTNLNVLLDAVSDNIAKVARNENDND; from the coding sequence ATGACTAATGAAAATATTTATCTAGATATTCATGTTTTACAAACAGTTCCATCTTCCAATATTAACCGTGACGATACCGGCTCGCCAAAGACTGCGTTTTACGGTGGTGTGACTCGTTCACGCGTTTCTTCACAAAGCTGGAAGCGAGCAATGCGGGTATTCTTTAACAGCGAAGGCACCGAAACTTCAGGTCTACGCACGAAAGACGTCGTGAAACTCCTCTCTCAAAGCATTCGGCGTTTGGATACAGGAATCAAGGATGAGGACGCTATTGCCAAATCAATTGGTGTATTAACCGCTTGCAAAATAAAAATTGACAAAGATAACCAAACAGGCGCACTCCTCCTGATTAGTCGGGGACAGATTCAGAAAATCGCACAATATGTTTTGGACCATGAAACATATGATAAAAAGGTTTTGAAAGAAATTTTCAATGGTGAGCAATCACTTGATTTAGCCCTTTTTGGGCGTATGGTAGCCGACAACCCTGAATTAAATGTTGAAGGATCTGCACAAGTGGCTCATGCATTATCCACTCATGAAGTCGTTCCAGAATTTGACTATTTCACAGCCCTTGACGATTTGCAGCCCGATGATAATGCTGGTGCTTCTATGTTGGGTACGATTGAATACAATTCCTCTACTCTTTATCGCTATGCTAATTTGAATTTTCGAGAATTGGAACAAAATTTAGGATCAGACGTTGCAATAAAAGGCGCCTTACAATATGTCAAAAGCTTCTTGTTGTCGATGCCTACAGGGAAACAGAATACTTTTGCCAATAAAACTCTGCCTAGTTATGTCATGGTGACAATTCGTAATGACACACCCGTTAATCTGGTTTCAGCATTTGAAAACCCAGTTAAGTCTAACGATGGCTATGTTGACACTTCTATTCAGCGCTTAGAAAGCGAGTATGAATCGACCTTACAGTTTGTATCCAAACCACTAGCCACGGTTGTTCTTAGCAAGTTCGATACACAGTTTGGTGAGAAAGTGACCAATCTTAACGTATTGCTCGATGCTGTGTCTGACAATATAGCTAAGGTGGCACGCAATGAAAACGATAACGATTAA
- the cas5e gene encoding type I-E CRISPR-associated protein Cas5/CasD → MKTITIKLAGPLQSYGDEAHFSRRTTSDYPSKSAVIGFIAAAFGYRRDDERIAALNSLSFAVRIDQPGIKMTEFQTVEWKKDTRKLTYRDLLQDAIFIVALGSDENSLISKIKNALHHPQFQLYLGRRSNVPAGILKIEEFSDVDPVAALHQLDWQASDWYKKRHRRVETFNAEIFADSDLLSGKYSQLTKDEVESYSQEDRRFRFRSVSHGTIGLPNVFYQEKHFETNHDIFKFL, encoded by the coding sequence ATGAAAACGATAACGATTAAATTGGCAGGCCCGTTACAATCTTATGGTGATGAGGCACATTTTTCTCGAAGAACCACAAGTGATTATCCGTCTAAAAGTGCCGTTATTGGTTTTATCGCTGCAGCGTTTGGCTATCGTCGAGATGACGAAAGGATTGCTGCGTTGAATTCACTAAGCTTTGCGGTTCGAATTGATCAGCCGGGAATAAAAATGACTGAATTTCAAACAGTAGAGTGGAAAAAAGATACTCGAAAGTTAACTTATCGTGATTTGTTACAAGATGCTATTTTCATTGTTGCTTTGGGTAGTGATGAGAATTCGCTTATTAGCAAGATTAAGAACGCGCTTCATCATCCTCAATTTCAGCTCTATTTAGGTCGTCGCTCCAATGTTCCTGCTGGCATACTTAAAATTGAAGAATTTTCTGACGTCGATCCCGTTGCAGCGCTACATCAGCTTGATTGGCAAGCATCTGATTGGTACAAAAAAAGGCACAGGCGAGTAGAAACGTTTAATGCTGAAATATTTGCTGATTCTGATTTGCTTTCTGGCAAATATAGTCAATTGACTAAAGACGAAGTTGAATCATATAGTCAAGAGGACCGCAGGTTTAGATTTCGTTCAGTGAGCCACGGTACTATTGGTTTACCAAATGTCTTTTATCAAGAAAAACATTTTGAAACAAATCATGATATTTTTAAATTTTTGTAG